The region CTCAGAGCGGGTGCGGCAGATGTGCCAGGCCACGCCGTGCATCTGGTGGAAGGCCATCAGCTACCACTACGTGCGGCGGACGCGGCAGGTGACGCGCTACCGCAACGGCGATGCCTACACGGCCACGCAGGTGTACCACGAGCGCGTCAACACACACGTAGCGGAGGCCGAGTTCGACTACGCCAATTGCGGCGTGAAGGATGTCTCCAAGCATCTCGCTGGTCTGGAGAGCTTCCCCGTCACCAAGCTCCGCTTCACAAAGTGCTTCAGCTTTGCTAACGTGGAGTCGGAGAACGCGTACCTCACCCAGAGGGCAAGGTTCTTCACGGAGAACGAGGGCCTGGACGACTACATGGAGGCACGCGAGGGCATGCACTTGAAGAACGTGGACTTCAGGGAGTGCGTGGTCGCCTTCTCAAACCCTGAGCACCTGCCGTGGTACGCACGGCGCTGCGTGTTTTGGGGGGCGGCGGCACTGACACTGTCCTGGCCCATGCGGGTACTGAGCGAGTACCGCACGGCTCATCTTCACTACCACGTGGAGAAGCTGTTTGGCTTCGACTACGTGCCCACCACGCCGCTGGACGAGCGGCCCTATTGCCACCACATCCCGCGGGTGACCACCATCGATAGCACCGAGCTAGAGTGGCACATCCGTTCCAACCAGCAGCTGGTGCCCAGCTACTCGGAGGCTGTGCTCATGGATCTGGCCTGCAATGGCTATTCCCCCCACAGCACTAGCACTGGCGCTGGCTACCGGCAGAGCTGCGAGCGCTGCCAGAGGGCCATCAGCAGCTCGTCCATATTCTCCCGCAGTGCTCTGAGCGTgtgcaacagcagcagccccCGCCTGGCCTTCAGCGGCAGCCGCTTCTCCCTGGGCCGCTTGTACGGCTCCAGGAGGAGCCTCCTGTGGAGGAGCCACAGCGGAAGCCTGAATGACACAGCCTGCCCCACTGAGAGCACCCACTGCCTGGCAGGAAGGCCCGCCCCGGAGGACGGCCTGCCTTCGCCCCCAGCCTATCAGGATGCAATGTACTTCCCCATTCTGATTGTGCACCGCAACGAGGGCTGCCTCAACCACGACCACCGCTCGCTGCATCGCAATGGTTCTTGCGTGGAGACGTCTTTATGACCCAGGCTTATGTCTGGCAAAGCCTCGAGCGCTTGCTAGCGAGCTGGTTGCTCACAAGAGGTGTTGTATGATGGCATCCTGGGAGAGGGGTCCCCTCATCGGTGTTCATAATGAGGAATGGACTTCAGGCAACTTTAAGTCTAAAAGAAAGATATGCTTCCATCTGCAGATAATAATGAATCCCTTTAGACTACTGAGTGGAACTTGGAGCTGCTTTGTCTGGGAATACTATACTGCTTTATAGTTGGATCATACACTggataaagagaaaaacactttTCCACAAATACAGACAATCCAGAAGCAaacacaattatttaattattatgcATAATAAACAACAGTTAACCAGAATGCCGTGACATTTCTATTATTGCAGGCAATAGAAAGCAGCATACTCTTACAGAATGATGAAAAATGACACTTCTAATTCTGTCCACTGCAGGCAAACTGCTTGTCTTTGCTCTGTATCTCTGGTCATGGCCCTCCGTGATATGAGACAGTAACAGGATGCAAGTGCTGAATCTCAGTTTAACTGTTTTAACGCTAACATTCATGATCAGctgatcattttcattttgaagaCTAATAACCTTTTATAGGCCATGGTTCTGTGTCAGGGATTAGGTATCAGAATTGCTTTGCCCTTTGATGATCAATATGACAGAGTTGTAAGGTAAAACAGAGCTATGTTAAATTTTGAATCAGTGATCTGCACTTGTAATGGTGCCAGTGAAACGTGCAGTGTCAGGATTGAAGTATATGTAATAAGTATATGTAATGCTGAATAGGTGAAATGCTACAAGACACTACAACCTTCATAATTATTGTGCTTTCTTTCAGAGTGCAGCTAGATGGCTAAAAGGCACTTTTTTCATTTCTCCTAAGACCATAAAAAAGGGACAATCTCGCTTTCTAAGAGGTTCTACAGTTATTTCTGTTTCGGACATCATTCCAGGGGGGCCTATTTAATGTTGAAAGTAGTTAGAAAGCAATTGCCAAAAAAGCAAATATTACAtgtctaaaacatttttcttcctAAGCTATTTATAGTCAGGACTATGAATAATTTTGTGTATACAAGCCAAAGGACAAGAGAAGTCATTCTCACGTCAAAATAGAATTAATCTTAACACATTTTCAGATCTTTGCGTGATGGTGATCTTCATTACTATTGTTAAATTTCCTTtttatgtatgttgtatattttttttatgttttttatatagCAGCATGAAATAGTTCTTGTGACTACAACATTTTGTAACTAATTAATTTTAAGTGCctaacatttgtttctgcatcAGCACTGCATGTATAATTGTTAAGGTGTTGCCCTCTCTCGTGTTTTTATGCAGACATTGCCTACTTGAAGCCACCATGAGGCTTTGATTAAGTCCTCTCAAAGAGGAAGCCTTTCATTGTTTAAATGCTTAAattaaatgccttttttttttttttttttttttagatcaggTCACTTTATGATGATCACTGTATCagagcaaagtaaaaaaaaaaaaaaaaaagtagctagTTTTGGTAGCTTTGATAGCTTTCCTTTAGTCACTGTAGCTATTgtgctattttaaaatgaatgttttcaggAGTGTTTTTGCATAATGATTGTTGAATTCTTCATTTTAGAATTTGGTAGCTCTTGTGAGAGATCATGTTATCCAAAATGCATCAGTGAACCATGCTCAAGGACAGGTTCAATCTGTCTTTCGCACAACACTTTCTTCCAGTTTTTACACAATCCCACTGAACATAAGCACAACGTATCTGTCCCTTCATGCACTACTGATGGTGTGGTAGTCCACTGCAACCAGGCTGAACTATACCGCTGGGCTTCctgaaaataataaatcagaCAGGGACTGAAGATGACACTCAATCCACCCCTCAGAGTAAACAGTTGGAGGAACTGCTCATTGTAATGCACGCTTAGCTATCATACAGTGTCAGTGCTACcacagcacttttttaaaaattttactTGACGCATTGTAATTACCATACCAAATCACTTGGGAAAGGAGCTGTATATCATGAGTAATGGATGAACTGACGCTCAGGTCTCTGTGTCCGTTTCGTGCACTACTTTGTATATAACAATTTGTTTGGTGGCCACGACAGTTGGGATGAGTACGGTAGCGGAGAAAACGTAGAAGAGAAATTATTCACGACAACAACTCCCTTCACTGAGATTCAATGTTAACTGTGTCAAAGCGTAGCCTAATTTGCCAGGCAACAGTACTGCCTAGAAATGCTCCACCACTCAGCCGGACTCTGACCTCACATTTCTGGGTAGGAGGAGCTTCACTTCAAAACAAACTTGTGTGATTGCCTACCATGGTTTCATAAATACAACAGGGAAGTAGAGTAGGCgatatgttaaaaataactgTGTGGTATAGATGAGTGTAGATGGTTGCTAGAGCTAATTGTAGCAAGACGACTTGATTGGCGATTATATATACCTCCtccatgtaaatgtaaaggtccTTGAAAACTGTCCTAGTGAGTGGTGAGTTTCTCCTTTTACCTCTTCACCTTAACTTTGGAGTTTTAACTGTCCTTCTCAATTGGTAGCAAATTCTGATTCagcaaacattttatataactTGTATCCAAGTGTGTTGTATTAAACATGtgtcagaaaacaaacaagtagCATCTTcttgttgtttataaatgagtGAAAACATAGATGGTGAGATGCCCTCATTTGCCATTGTTATGCTGTCAGATATTTCAGCATTGTCACAGAGTACAGACTGATTGCAGAGCAGCAAAGTGCAGATTCAGATTCACCAAAATCAAGCACAAAGAAAAACGAACTATCCGAGTCAAAGATTTCTTTTCTACTTTATTTTCACAATTTGTCTTTGTAATTGTGGCCTTCGCTATCACTTCAAAAAGCATTCCACTGCCTACTACGTATTGATTACTTTGTATACTAAGAAGTGCTGGTTAACAGCAGGTGAAGAGCTGGTGGTAGATACTGTGTGAAATTAATCTGTTCTGCTGTTGCCTGTGAGATGTTCAGAAATGTGCACAGAACCGATCAACACACGTTAAATCTGCAAACACAATGTTGCCTTTACATAATGTGGCATGTAATGGCTTGGAGcccaaatacaaatgtaaagtTGAAAAACTCAATAAAGCAGAATCTGTATTGAAAGGTTCTGGCTTTCATATGACTAATGcaacaaatgtatttgtgtttcacTTGCATGTGAAAATCTCCTAATAAACTCTGCATGACATACAATGTTGGAAAGATACATTTACTGAAATTAAGGTGTTGATAAGCTCCCCCAAGATGACTCTATTGTTCGCTTTACGCACTAACTTTCCAAATCTATCCAACAACAGTTTTCACACATCAGGTGTGATAAAACTCAGTTTTGTTAATTGTGGTAATGTATGCGCCAAACGACTGTTCAAACCATTGTGGCAGAACATTTTATGGGTGCAGCATATCTCAGAGTGGATTAAGCTGCATTGATTAAAGGTATTGTTAAAACAGTTATTTCAAACAAAagatataaaattaaaatcctGATATATGCGTGAATACAGTTATGTGTGTCCTTCATCAAGCACTTTGATTGATATATACAGTTgagttcaaaataatagcagcgtttaaaaacatgagtaaagctcagaatccttataatagtttttatgcATTTGGAACACAGCACACtatattctaaatcaaaacatgaagaaaaatgtatcaattttttaaattactttacagaaaatgaagaaaaatgaagaaaaatgaaaattgggctgttaaaaaaaaatagcagtgtctgcatttttcttcacaaacttaaatatttactgtataaactgtaaaatctttaggatttagcattgctgtgaatcactaaactaatatttagttgtataaccactgtttctgagaactgcttcacatctatGTTGCATGGAGTCAACCAACTTCTGGCACCTGTGAACACatattccagcccaggatgatttggcaactttccacaattcctctgcatttcttggttttgcctcagaaacggcatttttgatgtcccccCACAGGTTTTCTATCAGATTAAGGTCcagggattgggctggccactccataactttaattttgctggtctggaaccaagatgctgctcgcttactggtgtgtttggggccattgtcttgttgaaacccatttcaagggcatttcctcttTAGTATAAGGaaacatgacctcttcaagtattttgatatgtgcaaactgatccatgatccccggtatgcgataaataggcccgacaccatagtaagagaaacatccccatatcatgatgTCTGCACCACTATGCTTCACTTCTTCAGAgtcttcagagtgtactgtggcttgaattcagtgtttgggggtcttctgacaaactgtctgcggcccttggatccaaaaagaacaatcttactttaatcagtccacaaaatgtttctccatttatctttaggccagtccatgtgttctttggcaaattgtaacctcttcagcacgtcttttttttttttttttaacaatgggACTTTGCGGGGGCTTCTTGCAGATAGATTAGCTTCACACAGGCGACTtctaattgtcacagtactcacaggtaacttcaaACCAtctttgatcaccctggagctgatcattggctgagtctttgccattctggctaTTATTCGATCCATTCGAATGGtagtcttctgttttctttcacgtttctctggttttgctttccattttaaagcattggagatcattttagtggagcagcctatcattttctgcacttctttatacgttttcccctctccaatcaacgttttaatcaaagtacgctgttgttctgaacaatgtctggatcaacccatttttctcaggttttcagagagaaatgcatgtacaatatgtgttggcttcatccttaaataagggccacctgattgacatctgttttttcacagaatgaatgacctcactaattgaactccacactgctattattttgaacatgcctgtttcaattaattattcaattacccaaactcaggagcatgcatatcatgaatgttgggtctgatggttttctatgactctaCTACACTTACTGGTAAGTTATTTGCCAtttagtaatataatttctaccaaaaacagtgattgatctggttagtcatgttggactgctattattttgaacataactgtatatatcgTTCACTCACTTATTCA is a window of Electrophorus electricus isolate fEleEle1 chromosome 3, fEleEle1.pri, whole genome shotgun sequence DNA encoding:
- the tmem151ba gene encoding transmembrane protein 151B; the encoded protein is MSPASAASATEGSTNAVPDDEAESPREEQRPRRQSLSKSLCRRPHWKCLLLTLLMYGCVVAMAWCHVTKVTRLTFNSSLKGKSMIYHESPCSGGYVYIPAAFLLMLYLVYLAECWHCYAHSELQHKVDVGGVSERVRQMCQATPCIWWKAISYHYVRRTRQVTRYRNGDAYTATQVYHERVNTHVAEAEFDYANCGVKDVSKHLAGLESFPVTKLRFTKCFSFANVESENAYLTQRARFFTENEGLDDYMEAREGMHLKNVDFRECVVAFSNPEHLPWYARRCVFWGAAALTLSWPMRVLSEYRTAHLHYHVEKLFGFDYVPTTPLDERPYCHHIPRVTTIDSTELEWHIRSNQQLVPSYSEAVLMDLACNGYSPHSTSTGAGYRQSCERCQRAISSSSIFSRSALSVCNSSSPRLAFSGSRFSLGRLYGSRRSLLWRSHSGSLNDTACPTESTHCLAGRPAPEDGLPSPPAYQDAMYFPILIVHRNEGCLNHDHRSLHRNGSCVETSL